The proteins below are encoded in one region of Sphingobium yanoikuyae:
- a CDS encoding lytic transglycosylase domain-containing protein — protein MIRVATRISSLALLSMSAALAIPAGAKAAETLPLLPNSAAAATPLQLSDGDKARYNAIFAALRDQKWSDAKAMILALDPQDAVRPLALSELYLAKGSPRVELFDLLDLVNKAAWLPKADQLSRLAQKRGATILPDLPQVQKLVWLGSAPRRQYVSGSKTDVLAQSLSAQILTFIKNDDPAGAEGLLTAGEAGLTPEGLTEVRQRVAWAYYIESDDLNARRMAARALETRTGGDWTVQAHWTTGLAAWRQNDCRAAAPAFANVAALAGDADMRAAGAYWASRAYMVCGEAEKVENMLKLAARSDETFYGLLARESLGMPLGGATMNARFSDNDWRQLKDSPNVRSAIALADIGENGRADEILRYQAKLGGTTQYDALLRLASALNLPATQLWLAHNGPAGKQPDSFARFPAPAWRPDGGWRVDPSLIYAHTLQESGFRSDVVSSAGARGLMQVRPGTAGDVGLSNASQLFVPSTNMEYGQRYLESLRDMSATGGLLPKVMAAYNAGPLPVERWNSEVKDKGDPLLFIESLPYYETRAYVNIVMRNYWMYQIQAKGEADCLTGMAQGMWPTFPNAKGVKLVRLSKADGRAMLAGGSD, from the coding sequence GTGATTCGCGTTGCAACCCGCATTTCCAGCCTTGCCCTGCTCAGCATGAGCGCGGCGCTGGCGATCCCGGCCGGCGCCAAGGCGGCCGAAACCCTCCCCCTCTTGCCGAACAGCGCCGCCGCCGCCACGCCGCTGCAGCTGTCCGATGGCGACAAGGCGCGCTACAATGCCATCTTCGCCGCCCTGCGTGACCAGAAATGGTCGGATGCCAAGGCGATGATCCTGGCACTCGACCCGCAGGATGCGGTCCGTCCGCTCGCCCTGTCAGAACTTTATCTTGCCAAGGGGTCGCCGCGTGTCGAGCTGTTCGACCTGCTCGACCTCGTCAACAAGGCAGCCTGGCTGCCCAAGGCCGACCAGCTTTCCCGCCTGGCGCAGAAGCGCGGCGCGACCATCCTGCCCGATCTGCCGCAGGTCCAGAAGCTGGTATGGCTGGGCTCAGCACCCCGCCGCCAATATGTCAGCGGCAGCAAGACGGACGTTCTGGCCCAGAGCCTGTCGGCCCAGATCCTGACCTTCATCAAGAATGATGATCCGGCCGGCGCGGAAGGCTTGCTCACCGCTGGCGAAGCGGGCCTGACGCCCGAAGGCCTGACCGAGGTGCGCCAGCGTGTCGCCTGGGCCTATTATATCGAAAGCGACGATCTCAACGCGCGCCGCATGGCTGCGCGTGCGCTCGAAACTCGTACCGGCGGCGACTGGACCGTGCAGGCACACTGGACCACGGGCCTGGCCGCCTGGCGCCAGAATGATTGCCGCGCTGCCGCCCCGGCCTTCGCCAATGTCGCCGCACTGGCGGGCGACGCCGACATGCGCGCGGCCGGCGCCTATTGGGCATCGCGCGCCTATATGGTCTGCGGCGAGGCCGAGAAGGTCGAGAATATGCTGAAGCTCGCGGCGCGATCCGACGAGACATTCTATGGCCTGCTCGCCCGCGAGAGCCTGGGCATGCCACTGGGCGGCGCGACCATGAACGCGCGTTTCAGCGACAATGACTGGCGCCAGCTCAAAGACAGCCCCAATGTCCGCAGCGCGATCGCGCTGGCCGATATTGGCGAGAATGGCCGCGCCGACGAGATTTTGCGCTATCAGGCGAAGCTTGGCGGCACGACCCAATATGATGCGCTGCTCCGCCTGGCCAGCGCGCTCAACCTGCCCGCAACCCAGCTCTGGCTCGCCCATAATGGCCCGGCCGGCAAGCAGCCCGACAGTTTCGCCCGCTTCCCGGCGCCGGCCTGGCGGCCGGACGGCGGCTGGCGTGTCGACCCGTCGCTGATCTACGCCCATACGCTGCAGGAATCCGGCTTCCGTTCGGACGTCGTCTCCAGCGCCGGCGCCCGCGGCCTGATGCAGGTCCGCCCCGGAACCGCCGGCGATGTCGGCCTGTCCAACGCATCGCAGCTGTTCGTGCCGTCCACCAACATGGAATATGGCCAGCGCTATCTGGAATCGCTCCGCGACATGAGCGCGACGGGCGGCCTGCTGCCCAAGGTGATGGCCGCCTATAATGCCGGCCCGCTGCCGGTCGAACGCTGGAACAGCGAGGTGAAGGACAAGGGCGATCCCCTGCTCTTCATCGAATCCCTGCCCTATTATGAAACCCGCGCCTATGTGAACATCGTCATGCGCAACTATTGGATGTACCAGATCCAGGCAAAGGGCGAGGCGGATTGCCTGACCGGTATGGCGCAGGGCATGTGGCCAACCTTTCCCAATGCCAAGGGCGTCAAGCTGGTGCGTCTCAGCAAGGCCGATGGCCGGGCGATGCTCGCCGGCGGATCGGACTGA
- the moaB gene encoding molybdenum cofactor biosynthesis protein B, with product MPIDEGRTFLPVRIAVLTVSDTRTLADDRSGDTLVERLTGAGHVLADRLIVIDDRRAIVARLQAWIDDPQVDVILTTGGTGVTGRDVTPEALAQVQDKEIPGFGELFRWLSYQSIGTSTIQSRATACVARGTYIFALPGSTGAVRDAWDGILASQLDSRFRPCNFVELMPRLTER from the coding sequence ATGCCGATCGACGAGGGCCGGACCTTCCTGCCCGTCCGCATCGCCGTCCTGACCGTTTCCGACACCCGCACCTTGGCCGATGACCGGTCCGGCGACACGCTGGTCGAGCGCCTGACCGGCGCAGGTCATGTCCTGGCCGACCGGCTGATCGTTATCGATGATCGCCGCGCCATCGTCGCGCGCCTTCAAGCCTGGATCGACGATCCGCAGGTCGATGTGATCCTGACCACTGGCGGCACCGGCGTCACCGGCCGGGACGTCACGCCCGAGGCACTGGCCCAGGTGCAGGACAAGGAAATTCCCGGTTTCGGCGAACTCTTCCGGTGGCTCAGCTATCAGTCGATCGGCACCTCGACCATCCAGTCGCGCGCCACCGCCTGCGTCGCGCGCGGCACCTATATCTTCGCCCTGCCCGGCTCGACCGGCGCGGTCCGCGACGCCTGGGACGGCATTCTCGCCAGCCAGCTCGACAGCCGGTTCCGCCCCTGCAATTTCGTCGAACTGATGCCGCGCCTCACCGAGCGCTGA
- a CDS encoding YbjN domain-containing protein, whose amino-acid sequence MRAWWLVPALMMMAGAADAATPTTDCAANMVCASRPQSVADALQAAGYKAALTKSKSTGNPMIESAASGYNFTIYFYGCEEMKDCNSLQFGINFADDGGNTVELANKWNQSKRFIQMSLADDKTLDVSYDVSTIGGLNQENFADVVDWWSVMLGELSKFFKENPAPTLKK is encoded by the coding sequence ATGCGTGCCTGGTGGCTTGTTCCGGCTCTGATGATGATGGCAGGCGCGGCCGATGCCGCGACGCCGACGACGGATTGTGCCGCAAATATGGTCTGCGCCAGCCGACCCCAGTCGGTGGCCGATGCGTTGCAGGCGGCAGGTTACAAGGCGGCGCTGACCAAGAGCAAGTCAACCGGCAATCCGATGATCGAGAGCGCTGCCAGCGGCTATAATTTCACCATCTATTTCTATGGCTGCGAAGAGATGAAGGACTGCAACTCGTTGCAGTTCGGTATCAATTTCGCGGATGATGGCGGCAACACGGTCGAGCTGGCGAACAAGTGGAACCAGTCCAAGCGCTTCATCCAGATGTCGCTGGCCGACGACAAGACGCTGGACGTGTCCTATGACGTCAGCACGATCGGCGGTCTCAACCAGGAGAATTTCGCCGACGTGGTCGACTGGTGGTCAGTGATGCTCGGCGAACTCAGCAAATTCTTCAAGGAGAACCCGGCGCCCACGCTCAAGAAGTGA
- a CDS encoding PA0069 family radical SAM protein, whose product MAIIPGRGATHNQASSRFNLAAREADGDWLDAVEAIDGPAQKLRTSVSLITPRTIISRNTSPDIAFSQSINAYAGCEHGCIYCFARPTHAYHDLSPGLDFETRLFAKPDAAALLRKELARGNYSVSPIAMGTNTDPYQPIEKDWEITRQLLEVMVECRHPVFITTKSDRILRDIDLLADLARDNLVAVMISVTSLDPKVARTLEPRAPHPERRIAAIARLTEAGVPVSANMSPIIPAINDHEIEQVVARLAMAGAQDVNYILVRLPDEVAPLFRAWLETHYPDRAGKVMAMIRDIRGGRDNDPDFGSRMRGQGVWADLTRARFTKARRKANLGQARISVRTDLFRPPEGAQMQLF is encoded by the coding sequence ATGGCGATTATTCCCGGACGCGGCGCAACGCACAACCAGGCAAGCAGCCGGTTCAACCTGGCCGCGCGCGAGGCGGACGGCGACTGGCTCGACGCCGTGGAAGCGATCGACGGACCGGCCCAGAAACTGCGCACCAGCGTCTCGCTGATCACGCCGCGTACGATCATCTCGCGCAACACGTCGCCCGACATCGCCTTCTCCCAGTCGATCAACGCCTATGCCGGCTGCGAGCATGGCTGCATCTATTGCTTTGCCCGGCCGACCCACGCCTATCATGATCTGTCGCCGGGGCTGGATTTCGAAACACGCCTGTTCGCCAAGCCGGACGCGGCGGCGCTGCTGCGCAAGGAACTGGCGCGCGGTAATTACAGCGTCTCGCCCATCGCCATGGGCACGAATACCGATCCCTATCAGCCGATCGAGAAGGATTGGGAGATCACGCGCCAATTGCTGGAGGTGATGGTGGAATGCCGCCATCCGGTCTTCATCACCACCAAGTCCGACCGCATCCTGCGCGACATCGACCTGCTTGCCGATCTGGCGCGCGACAATCTGGTCGCGGTGATGATTTCGGTCACCTCGCTTGATCCCAAGGTCGCCCGTACGCTGGAGCCGCGCGCGCCCCATCCCGAACGGCGGATCGCCGCGATCGCTCGCCTGACTGAAGCCGGTGTGCCGGTATCGGCCAACATGTCGCCGATCATCCCGGCAATCAACGACCATGAGATCGAACAGGTGGTGGCGCGGCTCGCCATGGCCGGCGCGCAGGACGTCAACTACATCCTGGTCCGCCTGCCGGATGAGGTCGCACCGTTGTTCCGCGCCTGGCTGGAAACCCATTATCCCGATCGCGCCGGCAAGGTGATGGCGATGATCCGGGACATTCGCGGCGGCCGCGACAATGATCCCGATTTCGGCAGCCGGATGCGCGGCCAGGGCGTCTGGGCCGACCTGACCCGCGCCCGCTTCACCAAGGCCCGCCGCAAGGCCAATCTGGGCCAGGCGCGAATCAGCGTCCGCACCGATCTGTTCCGGCCGCCCGAGGGTGCCCAGATGCAGCTCTTCTAA
- a CDS encoding potassium transporter Kup, whose product MADDSAVAVPEDGEQDGHGHARQKATAKLVVGAIGIVFGDIGTSPLYAFRETFAGHHHLDLDPDHILGVISLMFWSMMLVVTLKYVSIIMRADNKGEGGSLALLALINGQTKTQRWSRGIVLLGVFATALFYGDSMITPAVSVLSAVEGLAVYNANLAPAILPVAVLILLGLFWIQGLGTNKVATLFGPIMLIYFVTIASLGVLSIVKTPGILYAFNPYWAVMFFATDPLPAFLALGSVVLAVTGAEALYADMGHFGRSPIRVSWLIFVLPALMLNYMGQGALLFREGAAALHSPFYNLAPQWMQLPLIGLATLAAIIASQAVISGAFSVTQQAIQLGFMPRLRIEHTSASTAGQIYIPLINWGLMVMVILLVLVFKTSSNLTAAYGIAVTGAMFIDNVLLTVVLYRLWHWKWYYAAPLLAVFYLVDGAYLAANLTKVPDGGWFPLLIGFVVFTLLTTWSRGRRLVQERLREAAMPIPVFVASAANSAVRVPGTAVFMTSTPDGVPHALLHNLKHNKVLHERVILLTVKIKDVPVVEDDGRCKLEDLGRGFFRLVLQYGFMQEPDVPAALKNVTGCGQAFKMMDTSFFLARQTLLPSANPGMPLWREKIFAWMLRNAESAMEFFRLPTNRVVELGSQVEI is encoded by the coding sequence ATGGCTGATGACAGCGCGGTCGCCGTCCCCGAAGACGGCGAGCAGGATGGGCATGGCCATGCCCGCCAGAAAGCCACGGCCAAGCTGGTCGTCGGCGCGATCGGTATCGTCTTCGGCGATATCGGCACCAGCCCGCTCTACGCCTTCCGCGAAACTTTTGCGGGGCACCATCATCTTGACCTTGATCCCGACCATATATTGGGCGTCATCAGCCTGATGTTCTGGTCGATGATGCTGGTCGTGACGCTCAAATATGTCAGCATCATCATGCGCGCCGACAATAAGGGCGAGGGCGGTAGCCTGGCGCTGCTGGCGCTGATCAACGGCCAGACCAAGACGCAGCGCTGGTCGCGTGGCATCGTGCTGCTGGGCGTGTTCGCGACGGCTCTCTTCTACGGCGATTCGATGATCACGCCGGCGGTTTCCGTGCTGTCGGCGGTGGAAGGCCTGGCGGTCTATAATGCCAATCTGGCGCCGGCGATCCTGCCGGTTGCGGTGCTGATCCTGCTCGGCCTGTTCTGGATCCAGGGCCTGGGGACCAACAAGGTTGCGACCCTGTTCGGGCCGATCATGCTGATATATTTCGTGACGATCGCGTCGCTTGGCGTGCTCAGCATCGTCAAGACGCCGGGCATTCTCTACGCCTTCAATCCCTATTGGGCGGTGATGTTCTTTGCCACCGATCCGCTGCCCGCCTTCCTGGCGCTGGGCTCGGTCGTGCTGGCGGTGACGGGCGCCGAAGCGCTCTATGCCGATATGGGCCATTTCGGCCGCAGCCCGATCCGCGTCTCCTGGCTGATCTTCGTGCTGCCGGCGCTGATGCTCAACTATATGGGGCAGGGCGCACTGCTCTTCCGTGAGGGCGCTGCGGCGCTGCACAGCCCCTTCTACAATCTCGCGCCGCAATGGATGCAGTTGCCGCTGATCGGCCTTGCCACGCTGGCGGCGATCATCGCCTCGCAGGCCGTGATATCCGGCGCTTTCTCGGTCACACAGCAGGCGATCCAACTCGGCTTCATGCCGCGTCTGCGGATCGAGCATACCAGCGCCTCGACGGCCGGCCAGATCTACATTCCCCTGATCAACTGGGGGCTGATGGTGATGGTCATCCTGCTGGTGCTGGTTTTCAAGACCTCGTCCAACCTGACCGCGGCTTATGGCATTGCCGTCACCGGTGCGATGTTCATCGACAATGTGCTGCTGACCGTGGTGCTTTACCGCCTGTGGCACTGGAAATGGTATTATGCCGCGCCGCTGCTTGCCGTCTTCTACCTGGTCGATGGCGCCTATCTGGCGGCCAATCTGACCAAGGTGCCCGACGGCGGCTGGTTCCCGCTGCTGATCGGCTTCGTCGTCTTCACCTTGCTGACCACCTGGTCTCGTGGGCGCCGGCTGGTGCAGGAACGGCTGCGCGAGGCAGCGATGCCGATCCCGGTATTCGTGGCTTCGGCCGCCAACAGCGCGGTGCGCGTGCCGGGCACCGCTGTCTTCATGACCTCGACGCCCGATGGCGTGCCGCATGCGCTGCTGCATAATCTCAAGCACAACAAGGTGCTGCATGAGAGGGTGATCCTGTTGACGGTCAAGATCAAGGATGTGCCGGTGGTCGAGGATGACGGCCGGTGCAAGCTGGAGGATCTGGGGCGCGGCTTCTTCCGTCTGGTGCTGCAATATGGCTTCATGCAGGAGCCGGATGTTCCGGCCGCGCTCAAGAATGTCACCGGTTGTGGCCAGGCGTTCAAGATGATGGACACCAGCTTCTTCCTGGCGCGCCAGACGCTGCTGCCTTCGGCCAATCCCGGCATGCCGCTGTGGCGCGAGAAGATCTTCGCCTGGATGCTCCGCAACGCGGAAAGTGCGATGGAGTTCTTCCGTCTGCCGACCAATCGCGTGGTCGAACTGGGTAGCCAGGTCGAGATTTAG